One Algibacter sp. L3A6 genomic region harbors:
- a CDS encoding LytR/AlgR family response regulator transcription factor, with amino-acid sequence MDSITAILVDDEISNLKGLQRKIEKLFPVIKISGAFQKPEEAIVAINKEEPQILFLDIEMPRMNGFELLAKLKDVNFQVIFVTAYSEYAIEAFKKSAIDYVLKPVDNEDLVNAVNKALDLIRLMNESDNNSKLVSLLEENIANNNKIVVPTKKGVSFIPQDEVLHLEGYDGYTKIHLIDKTTIMSSYNLGKFEKLLNSKFFKCHKSHIINLEKVRHFENEGYVVLDNTYRVPISKANRKAFLSLFK; translated from the coding sequence ATGGATAGTATAACGGCCATATTGGTAGACGATGAAATTTCAAACTTAAAAGGTTTACAACGCAAGATTGAAAAACTATTTCCTGTTATTAAAATTTCGGGTGCTTTTCAAAAACCAGAAGAAGCCATAGTCGCAATTAATAAAGAAGAACCGCAAATTTTGTTTCTAGATATAGAAATGCCTAGAATGAATGGTTTCGAACTGCTGGCTAAACTTAAAGACGTCAATTTTCAGGTCATTTTTGTAACAGCGTATAGTGAATATGCTATTGAAGCTTTTAAAAAATCGGCTATAGATTATGTTTTAAAACCGGTAGATAATGAAGATTTGGTTAACGCTGTAAATAAGGCTTTAGACTTAATTAGGTTAATGAATGAGAGCGATAACAACTCTAAGCTGGTTAGTTTATTAGAAGAAAACATAGCGAACAATAACAAAATTGTGGTGCCTACTAAAAAAGGAGTTTCATTTATTCCTCAAGATGAGGTTTTACATTTAGAAGGTTATGATGGGTATACTAAAATCCATTTAATAGATAAAACTACAATAATGAGTTCTTATAATTTAGGGAAATTTGAAAAGCTATTAAATTCAAAATTTTTCAAATGCCATAAATCTCATATCATAAACTTAGAAAAAGTACGACATTTTGAAAATGAGGGTTATGTGGTTTTAGATAATACCTACCGTGTGCCTATTTCAAAAGCAAATAGAAAAGCATTTTTAAGTTTATTTAAATAA
- a CDS encoding FMN-binding glutamate synthase family protein — MLDFLGTISWWVWVLIALAIVAIRDVLQKHHTISHNFPIVGHLRYWLESIGPEMRQYFVANNREELPFNRIERGWIYASAKNENNYEGFGTDRDIFQHQHFFVNNAMMPHEIKDENHPNKIDKSFLPCAKVMGEFNKRKKPFRPASIINVSAMSFGSLSAKAVESMNKGVKLADAYHNTGEGGLSPYHSHGGDVVFHFGTGYFGVRNADGGFSLEKLVSLVEKNPFIRAIEVKLSQGAKPGKGGVLPGAKITPEISEIRSVEIGKDVLSPPNHKAFSNVPEMLDFIEKIAEATGLPVGIKAAIGKLDQWKELADIMQKTGKGPDFITVDGGEGGTGAAPPSFADHVSLPWVYGFSDLYKLFKDKGLSERIVFVGSGKLGFPAKAAMAFAMGVDCINVARESMMSIGCIQAQVCHTNRCPTGIATQNKWLQNGIDPELKAQRLAQYYKTFRKELIEITHAAGYEHPCQFKMTDIEINIDGNDLAKDLSRTYMYEKTKVPFSGMQSLKDCKYLGGVK, encoded by the coding sequence ATGTTAGATTTTCTCGGAACAATTTCATGGTGGGTGTGGGTGTTAATTGCACTAGCCATTGTGGCCATTCGTGATGTACTGCAAAAGCATCACACTATAAGTCATAATTTCCCTATTGTAGGGCATTTGCGCTATTGGTTAGAAAGTATCGGCCCAGAAATGCGCCAGTATTTTGTGGCAAATAACCGAGAAGAATTACCTTTTAATAGAATTGAGCGTGGCTGGATTTATGCCTCTGCAAAAAACGAAAACAACTATGAAGGTTTTGGTACAGATAGAGATATTTTCCAGCATCAACACTTTTTTGTGAATAATGCCATGATGCCTCATGAAATTAAAGACGAAAATCATCCTAATAAAATTGATAAATCGTTTTTGCCATGTGCCAAGGTTATGGGCGAATTCAATAAACGTAAAAAACCATTCCGTCCTGCATCTATTATAAATGTATCGGCAATGAGTTTTGGTTCTCTTTCAGCAAAAGCTGTGGAGTCTATGAACAAAGGTGTAAAACTTGCTGACGCTTACCACAACACTGGTGAAGGTGGTTTATCTCCATATCATAGCCATGGTGGCGATGTGGTTTTTCATTTCGGAACTGGATATTTTGGTGTACGTAATGCGGATGGTGGATTTTCATTAGAAAAACTAGTTTCACTAGTAGAAAAGAATCCATTTATACGTGCTATAGAAGTAAAACTATCTCAAGGTGCTAAACCAGGGAAAGGTGGCGTATTACCGGGCGCAAAAATCACTCCAGAAATATCAGAAATTCGTAGTGTAGAAATAGGGAAAGATGTGCTTTCTCCACCAAATCACAAAGCGTTTTCTAACGTACCCGAAATGCTAGATTTTATCGAGAAAATCGCTGAGGCGACAGGCTTACCTGTAGGTATAAAAGCAGCCATCGGTAAATTAGACCAATGGAAAGAGCTTGCTGATATTATGCAAAAAACAGGCAAAGGCCCGGATTTTATTACTGTAGATGGCGGTGAAGGTGGTACTGGTGCTGCACCTCCAAGTTTTGCCGATCACGTATCATTACCATGGGTTTATGGTTTTTCTGATTTATATAAACTTTTTAAAGACAAAGGATTAAGCGAGCGCATTGTATTTGTTGGTAGTGGAAAATTAGGTTTCCCTGCAAAAGCAGCTATGGCATTCGCTATGGGTGTCGATTGTATAAATGTTGCCAGAGAGTCTATGATGAGTATTGGTTGTATACAAGCGCAAGTTTGCCATACTAACCGCTGCCCTACTGGTATTGCCACACAAAACAAATGGTTGCAAAACGGAATCGATCCAGAATTAAAAGCTCAACGTTTAGCGCAGTATTACAAAACGTTTAGAAAAGAGTTAATAGAAATTACGCATGCTGCTGGTTACGAGCATCCTTGCCAATTTAAAATGACCGATATAGAAATTAATATCGATGGTAACGACCTCGCAAAAGACCTGAGCCGTACTTATATGTATGAGAAAACAAAAGTCCCTTTCTCCGGGATGCAAAGCCTGAAAGATTGTAAATATCTAGGAGGCGTAAAATAA
- a CDS encoding ATP-dependent helicase translates to MIVIAGAGSGKTRVLTFRIAYLMSQGIDAFNILSLTFTNKAAKEMKERIATIVGNSEAKNLWMGTFHSVFAKILRIEADKLGYPSNFTIYDTQDSDRLISSIIREMGLDKDLYKYKQVRSRISSYKNSLITVRAYFQNPELKEADAMARRPRMGDIYKEFVDRCFKAGAMDFDDLLLKTNELLTRFPEVLAKYQNRFRYILVDEYQDTNHSQYLIVRALSDKFQNICVVGDDAQSIYAFRGANISNILNFQNDYDDVKEFRLEQNYRSTKNIVNAANSIIDKNETKLDKVVWTANDEGPLIKVNRSLTDGDEGRYVASTIWETKMNDQLPNSDFAILYRTNAQSRSIEDALRKRDIPYRIYGGLSFYQRKEIKDVLAYLRLIINPADEEALKRIINFPGRGIGQTTVDKLIVSANGYKRSIFEVMKNIDKTDVKINAGTKTKLKNFVTLIETFQVLNQTADVFELAEYVTRTAGIITEYKKDNTPEGVVKIENIEELINGMKDFVEGQKEIADTTGNLAEFLEDVALSTDMDNDKGDADHVALMTIHLAKGLEFQHVFIVGLEEDLFPSAMSMNTRSELEEERRLFYVALTRAEKQAYLTYALSRYRWGKLVDSDPSRFIEEIDEKYLDIVTPIEERRFNPMLDSKIFGDVSENKPTSAGKIRFKPAKQAVLKKGGPTKGTSDKFQVTTPKNLKPMAKTTNDTNLFDSKLAVGNIVKHIRFGTGEVKKIEGTGADIKAEISFQHGGTKKLLLRFAKLDVIG, encoded by the coding sequence ATGATAGTTATTGCTGGCGCAGGTTCAGGAAAAACACGTGTGCTTACTTTTCGTATAGCGTATTTAATGAGTCAGGGAATTGATGCGTTTAATATTTTGTCGTTAACCTTTACCAATAAAGCGGCAAAGGAAATGAAAGAACGTATTGCTACTATTGTAGGAAATAGCGAAGCGAAAAACCTATGGATGGGAACCTTTCACTCGGTTTTTGCTAAAATTCTACGTATAGAAGCCGATAAATTAGGCTATCCGTCCAATTTCACTATTTATGATACTCAAGATTCCGATAGATTAATTTCTTCTATTATTAGAGAAATGGGTCTAGATAAAGACCTTTATAAGTACAAACAAGTACGTTCTAGAATTTCATCTTACAAAAACAGTTTAATTACTGTTCGCGCATATTTTCAGAATCCAGAATTGAAAGAAGCCGATGCTATGGCACGCCGACCAAGAATGGGAGATATTTACAAGGAGTTTGTAGATCGCTGTTTTAAAGCTGGTGCCATGGATTTTGATGATTTACTATTGAAAACCAACGAGCTTTTAACCCGTTTTCCAGAAGTGTTAGCAAAATATCAAAACCGATTTAGATATATTTTGGTTGATGAGTATCAGGATACTAACCATTCGCAGTATTTAATTGTGAGAGCTTTATCTGATAAGTTTCAAAATATTTGTGTGGTTGGGGATGATGCGCAGAGTATTTATGCCTTCCGTGGTGCAAATATTAGTAACATTTTAAACTTCCAGAATGATTATGATGATGTTAAGGAGTTTAGATTAGAGCAAAATTACAGATCTACTAAAAACATTGTAAACGCTGCAAACTCTATTATAGATAAAAATGAAACCAAACTAGATAAAGTAGTTTGGACAGCCAATGATGAGGGGCCTTTAATAAAAGTAAACCGATCGTTAACCGATGGTGATGAAGGGCGTTATGTAGCAAGTACCATTTGGGAAACTAAAATGAACGACCAGTTGCCTAATAGTGATTTTGCTATTCTATACCGTACCAATGCCCAATCGCGTTCTATTGAGGATGCTTTAAGAAAGCGTGATATTCCTTATAGAATTTATGGTGGTCTATCTTTTTACCAAAGGAAAGAGATTAAAGATGTCTTAGCTTATTTAAGGTTAATTATTAACCCTGCCGATGAGGAAGCTTTAAAACGAATTATAAATTTCCCTGGTCGTGGTATAGGCCAAACTACTGTGGATAAATTGATTGTTTCGGCCAATGGCTACAAACGCTCTATTTTTGAGGTGATGAAAAACATCGATAAAACTGATGTTAAAATCAATGCAGGAACCAAAACCAAGCTTAAGAACTTTGTTACTTTAATTGAAACGTTTCAGGTATTAAACCAAACGGCCGATGTTTTTGAGTTAGCAGAATACGTAACACGAACAGCAGGTATTATTACCGAATATAAAAAGGATAACACACCAGAAGGTGTTGTTAAAATTGAAAATATAGAGGAACTTATAAATGGTATGAAGGATTTCGTCGAAGGCCAAAAAGAAATAGCCGACACCACAGGTAATTTAGCCGAGTTTCTAGAAGATGTAGCCTTATCTACAGATATGGACAATGATAAAGGAGATGCCGATCACGTTGCATTAATGACGATTCACTTAGCGAAAGGTTTAGAGTTTCAGCATGTTTTTATTGTTGGTTTAGAGGAAGATTTATTCCCGAGTGCCATGAGTATGAATACGCGTAGCGAACTCGAGGAAGAACGTCGTTTGTTTTACGTAGCCTTAACGCGTGCCGAAAAACAAGCGTATTTAACTTATGCTTTGTCTCGTTACCGTTGGGGTAAATTGGTAGATTCTGACCCGAGTCGATTTATAGAAGAAATAGACGAAAAATATCTCGATATAGTAACACCAATAGAAGAGCGTAGGTTTAACCCTATGTTAGATTCTAAAATATTTGGTGATGTTTCAGAAAACAAACCTACAAGTGCTGGGAAAATTAGATTTAAACCTGCAAAACAAGCGGTGCTTAAAAAAGGAGGGCCAACAAAGGGTACTTCTGATAAATTCCAAGTTACTACACCTAAAAACTTAAAACCTATGGCTAAAACGACCAACGATACTAATTTATTTGATAGTAAATTGGCTGTTGGTAATATTGTAAAACATATTCGTTTTGGTACAGGTGAAGTCAAAAAAATAGAAGGAACAGGTGCCGATATTAAAGCTGAAATTAGTTTTCAGCATGGAGGTACTAAAAAATTATTACTACGTTTTGCTAAACTAGATGTTATCGGTTAA
- a CDS encoding alpha/beta hydrolase, with amino-acid sequence MKFLKILSINLLAVITILSCSEKIEPIATADILDTTLEYEELDIVYGDDENQTFDLYLPADRIADTKIIILIHGGGWSAGDKAEMDPLKTLLIQDFPDVAIVNMNYRLADSNNKPYPMQTNDINTVIRYLKTNQIKLSISDQLGFIGASAGGHLALLWAYSFDTLQKTNMVCSIVGPTNLTDPNFALAAEESSELDAFLTLFGEDPTVEYLEEASPLLQVTANAPATILFYGGQDPLIPISQGADLNEKLSKLNVTHEYTLYPEAGHGWTGIEFIDTWTKIKAFTIDNL; translated from the coding sequence ATGAAATTTCTTAAAATTTTATCCATAAATCTCTTGGCGGTAATAACTATTTTAAGCTGCTCAGAAAAAATAGAACCTATTGCTACAGCGGATATCTTAGACACGACTTTGGAGTACGAAGAGTTGGATATAGTATATGGTGATGATGAGAATCAAACTTTTGATTTATACCTGCCTGCCGATAGAATCGCAGATACTAAAATTATAATACTAATACATGGTGGTGGTTGGTCTGCTGGTGATAAAGCAGAAATGGATCCGTTAAAAACACTTTTAATTCAAGACTTTCCAGATGTAGCCATAGTGAATATGAACTACCGTTTAGCAGATAGCAATAACAAGCCTTACCCAATGCAAACTAATGATATTAACACGGTAATTAGATATTTAAAAACGAACCAAATAAAGCTTTCTATTTCCGATCAGCTTGGGTTTATTGGTGCAAGCGCTGGTGGGCATTTAGCCTTATTATGGGCTTATAGTTTTGATACCTTACAAAAAACAAATATGGTTTGTAGTATTGTTGGTCCAACAAATTTAACCGATCCTAATTTTGCTTTAGCAGCAGAAGAAAGCAGTGAATTAGATGCTTTTTTAACCTTGTTTGGAGAAGATCCTACCGTAGAATACTTAGAAGAAGCAAGCCCATTACTCCAAGTAACAGCTAATGCACCTGCAACTATTTTGTTTTATGGCGGACAAGACCCATTGATACCAATAAGCCAAGGAGCAGATTTAAACGAGAAACTATCTAAACTTAACGTTACCCACGAGTACACCCTTTATCCCGAAGCTGGACACGGCTGGACCGGAATAGAATTTATAGATACGTGGACCAAAATAAAAGCATTTACCATAGATAACTTATAA
- a CDS encoding L-threonylcarbamoyladenylate synthase yields the protein MAEFLRIYEENPNPKQIEKVVAILKRGGLIIYPTDTVYGLGCDITNVKALEKIARIKGVKLEKANFSFVCHDLSNISDYVKQIDTSVFKILKRALPGPYTFILPGSKNLPNPFKKRKTVGIRVPDNAIALDIVKLLGNPIISTSIHDEDAVLEYTTDPELILEKWDNLVDLVIDGGYGDNEASTVIDLSDGEPIIVREGKGSLDIF from the coding sequence ATGGCTGAATTTTTAAGAATTTATGAGGAGAACCCAAATCCAAAACAGATTGAAAAAGTAGTCGCTATTTTGAAACGCGGCGGACTCATAATCTACCCAACCGATACTGTTTATGGTTTAGGTTGTGATATTACTAACGTTAAAGCTTTAGAGAAAATTGCACGTATTAAAGGTGTTAAGCTCGAAAAAGCTAATTTTTCGTTTGTTTGTCACGATTTAAGTAATATTAGTGATTACGTAAAGCAAATTGATACGTCTGTTTTTAAAATACTTAAACGTGCGCTTCCTGGGCCTTATACATTTATTTTACCAGGTTCTAAAAACTTACCAAACCCGTTTAAAAAGCGAAAAACAGTTGGTATTCGTGTGCCAGATAATGCTATTGCGCTCGATATTGTGAAGCTTCTAGGAAACCCGATTATATCGACATCTATACATGATGAAGATGCGGTTTTGGAATATACAACAGATCCAGAATTAATTCTGGAAAAATGGGATAACTTAGTCGATTTAGTAATCGATGGTGGTTATGGTGATAACGAGGCTTCTACAGTTATTGATCTTTCTGATGGTGAACCTATAATTGTTCGTGAAGGTAAGGGGAGTTTGGATATTTTTTAA
- a CDS encoding helix-turn-helix domain-containing protein, producing MGRKVKYDYAFKLRCVKQVLKNHQTVEDVSKLYGCHHTTLHDWIRFYEKYGKKALLPRKTKVYSIPFKLKVLKAIDKDSLSFSQACLEFNIPTKSVIMKWQRNYTKEGIVGLNIKPRGKPKSMQFKRAKKKSNKPLTREEELLLENESLRAELDLLKKLQALIQQEQNKKQKP from the coding sequence ATGGGAAGAAAAGTCAAGTATGATTACGCATTTAAACTTCGATGTGTAAAGCAAGTTTTAAAAAATCACCAAACAGTTGAAGATGTGTCTAAGTTATATGGTTGTCATCATACAACCCTTCATGATTGGATTCGATTTTATGAAAAATATGGTAAAAAAGCACTATTACCAAGAAAAACCAAAGTGTATAGCATTCCTTTTAAACTTAAAGTTTTAAAAGCTATTGACAAAGATTCATTATCTTTCAGTCAAGCTTGTTTAGAATTTAATATTCCTACTAAATCTGTAATTATGAAGTGGCAACGTAATTATACAAAAGAGGGTATTGTAGGCTTAAACATTAAACCTAGAGGTAAACCAAAATCTATGCAATTTAAGAGAGCTAAAAAAAAGTCTAATAAACCTTTAACAAGAGAAGAGGAACTTTTATTAGAAAATGAATCATTACGTGCAGAACTGGACTTGCTAAAAAAGTTACAGGCCTTAATTCAACAAGAGCAAAACAAAAAGCAAAAGCCATAA
- a CDS encoding IS3 family transposase — translation MTELRHKYDLDILLYHTNMARSSYYYHHKRSLLVDKYKVIKLLIHQIYHRHKGRYGYRRISLEINKIGTLINHKTVLKLMRELGLKSLVRAKRYKSYKGRIGETAPNILQRNFKAIRPNKKWATDITEFKVLGKKLYLSPIIDLFNREIISYQLSEKPDFKQVAIMLKKSFKKIPDQTNLILHSDQGWQYQMKQYRRLLTEKGITQSMSRKGNCLDNAVIENFFGILKSELFYINKYKSISQLKKEIKVYIKYYNNERIKQNLNGMSPIEYRANYYQN, via the coding sequence ATAACAGAATTAAGGCATAAGTATGATTTAGATATTTTATTATATCATACGAACATGGCAAGAAGTAGTTATTATTATCATCATAAAAGAAGTCTTTTAGTTGATAAATATAAAGTGATAAAACTATTGATTCATCAAATATATCATCGTCACAAAGGAAGATATGGCTATAGAAGAATCTCTTTAGAAATCAACAAAATAGGCACTCTAATAAATCATAAAACAGTACTCAAGTTGATGCGTGAATTAGGTTTAAAAAGTTTAGTCAGAGCTAAAAGATACAAGTCTTATAAAGGGCGAATAGGAGAAACAGCTCCTAATATATTACAACGAAATTTTAAAGCTATTAGGCCAAATAAAAAATGGGCTACAGATATTACAGAATTTAAAGTTTTAGGAAAAAAACTATATCTATCTCCAATAATTGATCTCTTTAATAGAGAAATAATAAGTTATCAATTATCTGAAAAACCTGATTTTAAACAAGTAGCTATTATGCTGAAAAAGTCTTTTAAGAAAATACCAGATCAAACAAATTTAATATTACATTCAGATCAAGGATGGCAGTATCAAATGAAACAGTATCGAAGATTATTAACAGAAAAAGGAATTACTCAGAGTATGTCTCGTAAAGGAAATTGTTTAGATAACGCTGTGATAGAAAATTTCTTCGGTATTCTAAAATCTGAATTGTTTTATATAAATAAATATAAGTCGATATCTCAGTTAAAAAAAGAGATTAAAGTCTATATAAAATATTATAATAATGAGAGAATTAAACAAAATTTAAATGGAATGAGCCCGATTGAATATCGAGCTAATTATTATCAAAATTAA
- a CDS encoding IS110 family transposase — protein sequence MNKDIKYFGIDISYLVFDVTDSDGNYYQFKNKVSGFKAFRKLLNSESHCVMEATGYYHYQLAYYLFEEGLNVSVENPLSVKRFIQMRLSKIKTDKSDSKLICSYAEQVELKLWKGSSKEVQECLQITRTLSVYTKQRTMIKNKLHGESVLGEPSKAIVRSLKRSLKHLDKEMSSLEELLLVLVKEAHKDLFTRIKTIPGIGKKTSIMLIVLTGGFERFSSAAELCSYAGLTPVIRQSGSSIKGRPRISKMGNQKLRNLLFMCSFTACKYNKACRDIYERLVAKGKSKKLALIAVCNKLLKQAFAIAKSGLIFDKEYKSTLVKN from the coding sequence ATGAATAAAGATATTAAATATTTTGGTATTGACATTAGTTATTTAGTTTTTGATGTCACAGATTCAGATGGTAATTATTATCAGTTTAAAAACAAGGTTTCAGGCTTTAAAGCATTTAGAAAACTTTTAAATTCTGAGAGTCATTGTGTGATGGAAGCTACAGGTTACTATCATTATCAGTTGGCTTATTATTTGTTTGAAGAAGGTCTAAATGTTTCAGTAGAAAACCCATTGTCTGTAAAACGATTTATCCAGATGAGGCTATCCAAGATTAAGACCGATAAGAGTGATTCAAAACTTATATGTTCTTATGCTGAGCAAGTAGAGTTAAAGCTTTGGAAAGGTAGTTCCAAGGAAGTACAGGAGTGTCTTCAAATTACCAGAACCCTTTCTGTGTACACAAAACAGCGTACAATGATAAAGAATAAACTTCATGGTGAATCTGTTTTAGGGGAACCAAGTAAAGCCATTGTAAGATCCTTAAAACGTAGTTTAAAACATTTAGATAAAGAGATGTCCAGCTTAGAAGAGTTATTGCTAGTTTTAGTAAAAGAGGCTCATAAAGATTTATTTACTCGAATAAAAACCATACCAGGAATCGGAAAAAAAACATCTATTATGTTAATCGTTTTAACAGGTGGTTTTGAACGCTTTTCGAGTGCAGCAGAATTATGTAGTTACGCAGGATTAACTCCAGTGATTAGGCAAAGTGGAAGTAGTATAAAAGGACGACCACGCATTAGTAAAATGGGCAATCAAAAACTCAGGAATTTATTATTTATGTGCAGTTTTACAGCTTGTAAATACAACAAAGCATGCAGGGATATTTATGAACGATTAGTAGCAAAAGGAAAGAGTAAAAAATTAGCATTAATAGCGGTATGTAATAAGCTACTAAAACAAGCTTTTGCTATTGCAAAATCGGGTTTAATATTTGACAAGGAATATAAAAGTACGCTAGTGAAAAATTAA
- a CDS encoding DKNYY domain-containing protein: protein MKDNNLTEIDINYNLIFSTDIEPQFYDSKNQELIYYWTDKKRVYWKERIIKNADIESFIVYNRLFAKDKNRCYLQGTSIQNSNPKKFTSLNNCYAKDENYVWTTGGIIKNIDSETFEVCDDGIQKPISIIKKEFKDNSFKTVKLKIPYGYAKDKDNVYYENYQGKTKVLKKANSETFRSLNNGYYGLDNSFVFYGQNIIQKANPKTWKLIDFENNKWFSKDEKSVFYTNKIIKGADVETFELYKAKGKGGYVEYFGKDKNNFYNNTETIDLSEIELLVNE, encoded by the coding sequence GTGAAAGACAATAACTTAACAGAAATAGACATTAATTATAACTTGATATTTTCGACAGATATAGAACCACAATTCTATGACTCTAAAAATCAAGAATTGATATATTACTGGACAGATAAGAAAAGAGTTTATTGGAAAGAAAGAATTATAAAAAATGCAGACATTGAATCCTTTATTGTTTATAATCGGTTGTTTGCCAAAGATAAAAATCGTTGCTATTTACAAGGAACGTCTATTCAAAATTCAAATCCGAAAAAATTTACTTCTCTAAATAATTGCTATGCGAAAGATGAAAACTATGTTTGGACAACTGGAGGAATAATTAAAAATATAGATTCGGAAACTTTTGAAGTTTGCGATGATGGAATACAAAAACCTATCTCAATAATAAAGAAAGAATTTAAAGATAACAGTTTTAAGACAGTAAAATTAAAAATACCTTATGGCTATGCGAAAGACAAAGACAATGTCTATTATGAAAATTACCAAGGCAAAACTAAAGTCTTGAAAAAAGCAAACTCTGAAACTTTTCGCTCTCTGAATAATGGATATTATGGATTAGACAATAGTTTTGTTTTTTACGGTCAAAATATAATACAAAAAGCAAATCCAAAAACTTGGAAACTAATTGATTTTGAAAATAACAAATGGTTTTCAAAAGACGAAAAATCAGTTTTCTATACAAATAAAATAATAAAAGGTGCTGATGTTGAAACATTTGAATTATATAAAGCAAAAGGCAAAGGGGGATATGTAGAGTATTTTGGTAAAGACAAAAATAATTTTTACAACAATACTGAAACCATTGATTTAAGTGAAATCGAATTGCTTGTGAATGAATGA